The proteins below are encoded in one region of Fimbriimonadaceae bacterium:
- a CDS encoding Gfo/Idh/MocA family oxidoreductase, which yields MDRREFLAGAAATGLGLTMPYVTQSQPFARVPKRAGGDMSQFADKPMETVRVGFIGVGARGSGHVEQMLLLEGVEVTAVCDLYKDWAERSAKACTDKGRKAPTLYTDGPQHWREMVQRDDVDIVVIATPWAEHVPMAVGAMKAGKHAFLEVPAATTVEGCWELVDTAEETKRHCMMMENVNYGRDELLLLNLCQKGVLGELLHAEAAYIHDLRWQMKEIERGTGSWRTLEYTRRNGNLYPTHGLGPVAHCLDVNRGDRFDYLSSVSSNARARAIYAEKEFPEGHPRRDLKFQCGDINTTIVRTVKGRTIMVQWDEQLPRPYTRHNLVQGTKGVWGGFPNRVVVEGRSKDTDRWEQGEGLKAWYDEFDHPLWTKVAKDPANQGGHGGMDFVMLWRIVHNLREGKPMDQSVYDAAAWSVVGCLSEWSVANRGQSVDVPDFSRGGWEQARPVDLTP from the coding sequence GTGGATCGAAGAGAGTTCCTCGCCGGCGCGGCCGCGACAGGCCTCGGCCTCACGATGCCTTATGTGACGCAAAGCCAGCCTTTCGCCCGAGTTCCGAAGCGTGCGGGCGGTGACATGAGCCAATTCGCCGACAAGCCGATGGAGACGGTGCGGGTCGGCTTTATCGGGGTCGGGGCGCGGGGTTCGGGCCACGTCGAGCAGATGTTGCTCCTCGAAGGCGTCGAGGTGACGGCGGTCTGCGATCTTTACAAGGACTGGGCGGAGCGCTCGGCCAAGGCCTGCACCGACAAGGGCCGCAAAGCGCCGACGCTCTACACCGACGGCCCGCAGCATTGGCGCGAGATGGTCCAGCGGGACGACGTGGACATCGTCGTCATCGCCACGCCCTGGGCCGAGCACGTGCCGATGGCGGTGGGGGCGATGAAAGCGGGCAAGCACGCGTTCCTCGAAGTGCCTGCGGCGACTACGGTGGAAGGCTGCTGGGAGCTCGTGGACACAGCCGAGGAGACCAAGCGCCACTGCATGATGATGGAGAACGTCAACTACGGCCGCGACGAGCTGCTGCTGCTGAACCTCTGCCAGAAGGGAGTCTTAGGCGAGCTCCTGCATGCCGAGGCGGCGTACATCCACGACCTGCGTTGGCAGATGAAGGAGATCGAGCGGGGCACAGGCTCCTGGCGGACGCTTGAATACACCAGGCGCAACGGCAACCTCTATCCCACCCACGGCCTCGGCCCGGTGGCGCATTGCCTGGACGTCAACCGGGGCGACCGCTTCGACTACCTCTCGTCGGTCTCGTCGAACGCCCGGGCCCGGGCGATTTACGCCGAGAAGGAGTTTCCGGAGGGCCATCCGCGGCGCGACCTGAAGTTCCAGTGCGGGGACATCAACACGACGATCGTACGGACCGTGAAGGGGCGGACGATCATGGTGCAATGGGACGAACAACTCCCGCGTCCTTACACCCGGCACAACTTGGTGCAAGGCACGAAAGGCGTTTGGGGCGGCTTCCCGAACCGCGTGGTCGTCGAGGGCCGGTCGAAGGACACCGACCGCTGGGAGCAGGGCGAGGGGCTGAAGGCGTGGTACGACGAGTTCGACCACCCCCTCTGGACGAAAGTAGCCAAGGACCCCGCGAACCAGGGCGGGCACGGGGGGATGGACTTCGTGATGCTGTGGCGCATCGTGCACAACCTGCGCGAGGGCAAGCCGATGGACCAGAGCGTTTACGACGCGGCGGCATGGTCCGTGGTCGGGTGCCTGAGCGAGTGGTCCGTTGCGAACCGAGGACAGTCGGTGGACGTCCCCGACTTCTCGCGCGGGGGCTGGGAGCAGGCGCGGCCGGTCGACCTCACCCCCTAG
- a CDS encoding aminopeptidase P family protein codes for MAASIGKVDQLAKALARNGVDVFLASSQVTLEYLTGFAEDGHERLLFHATKADGNGCLVCPSLTETHARKAGLTDVRPWHDSEGPDQAVLRLAEEWNLRSAVIAVDDEMRASSLLKLQELLPGALFRPGSSILAELTKAKTAEELASLRRAGQIADAALPKLLGTAIKPGVTERQAARALLEEMERLGGTPTFCIAAFGPNSAEPHHETGDRVLGDNEVALLDFGCLVNGYHSDITRCLAFGDPDPEVARVYEVVHAAFLAGMEAVRPGVPAEEVDRAARKVIEDAGYGPNFVHRLGHGVGRRGHEPPYICEGETQPLGVGNVFSIEPGVYLPGRFGIRIENLVAVTDGGFESLNEMPSPTLPVV; via the coding sequence GTGGCCGCATCAATTGGAAAGGTGGACCAACTGGCGAAGGCGCTCGCGCGCAACGGGGTGGACGTCTTCCTCGCGAGCTCCCAAGTGACGCTCGAATACCTCACCGGGTTCGCTGAGGACGGGCACGAGCGGCTGCTCTTCCACGCGACGAAAGCGGACGGCAACGGTTGTCTGGTCTGCCCGAGCTTGACCGAGACCCACGCTCGCAAAGCCGGACTCACAGATGTGCGGCCATGGCACGATTCTGAAGGGCCGGACCAAGCCGTGCTGCGCCTGGCGGAGGAATGGAACCTGCGCTCGGCGGTGATCGCCGTGGACGACGAGATGCGGGCCAGCTCGCTTCTCAAGCTCCAAGAGCTGTTGCCCGGCGCGCTGTTCCGACCGGGATCGTCGATCCTCGCCGAGCTGACCAAGGCCAAGACGGCGGAAGAACTTGCGAGCCTGCGACGGGCGGGCCAGATCGCCGACGCGGCCCTGCCGAAGCTCCTCGGGACCGCGATCAAGCCAGGTGTGACCGAGCGCCAGGCGGCCAGGGCCCTCCTGGAGGAGATGGAGAGGCTCGGCGGCACGCCGACCTTTTGCATCGCTGCGTTCGGGCCAAACTCGGCGGAGCCCCACCACGAGACGGGGGACCGGGTGCTCGGTGACAACGAGGTCGCCCTCCTCGACTTCGGTTGTCTTGTGAACGGCTACCACAGCGACATCACCCGATGCCTTGCCTTTGGCGATCCCGATCCCGAGGTCGCAAGGGTGTATGAGGTCGTCCATGCCGCGTTCCTGGCCGGGATGGAGGCTGTGCGTCCCGGCGTCCCGGCCGAGGAGGTCGATCGGGCGGCGCGCAAGGTGATCGAAGACGCGGGCTACGGCCCGAACTTCGTGCACCGCCTGGGCCATGGGGTCGGCCGGCGCGGACATGAGCCTCCATACATTTGCGAGGGCGAGACGCAGCCCTTGGGCGTGGGGAACGTGTTTAGCATCGAGCCCGGTGTCTATCTTCCCGGGCGATTCGGGATCCGGATCGAGAACTTGGTGGCGGTGACCGATGGCGGGTTCGAGAGCCTGAACGAAATGCCAAGCCCGACGCTACCGGTCGTGTAG